The following coding sequences lie in one Saimiri boliviensis isolate mSaiBol1 chromosome 6, mSaiBol1.pri, whole genome shotgun sequence genomic window:
- the GATD1 gene encoding glutamine amidotransferase-like class 1 domain-containing protein 1 isoform X2 — translation MAAERLPSRPACLLVASGAAEGVSAQSFLHCFTTASTAFNLQVATPGGKAMDFVDVTESNARWVQDFRLKAYASPAKLESTDGARYHALLIPSCPGALTDLASSGSLARILQHFRSERKPICAIGHGVAALCCATNEDGSWVFHGYSLTGPSVCELVRAPGFARLPLVVEDFVKDSGASFSASEPDAVHIVLDRHLVTGQNANSTVPAVQNLLFLCGSR, via the exons GTGTGTCGGCCCAGTCCTTCCTCCACTGCTTCACGACGGCCAGCACCGCCTTCAACCTGCAGGTGGCCACCCCTGGG GGGAAAGCCATGGACTTTGTGGATGTGACCGAGAGCAACGCACGCTGGGTGCAGGACTTCCGTCTCAAGGCCTACGCCAGCCCCGCCAAGCTGGAGTCCACCGACG gtgcccgctaccacgcCCTCCTGATCCCCAGCTGTCCTGGGGCCCTGACCGACCTGGCGAGCAGTGGCTCCCTGGCCCGTATCCTGCAGCACTTCCGGTCAGAGAGAA AGCCCATCTGTGCCATCGGCCACGGTGTCGCCGCTCTGTGCTGTGCCACCAACGAGGACGGATCCTGGGTGTTCCACGGCTACAGCCTGACAGGG CCCTCCGTGTGTGAGCTCGTCAGGGCCCCCGGCTTCGCCCGCCTGCCGCTGGTGGTGGAGGACTTTGTGAAGGATTCTGGCGCCAGCTTCAGTG CAAGCGAGCCTGACGCCGTGCACATCGTGCTGGACCGCCACCTGGTCACAGGCCAGAATGCCAACTCCACTGTCCCGGCCGTGCAGAACCTGCTCTTCCTCTGTGGCAGCCGGTGA
- the TALDO1 gene encoding transaldolase produces the protein MSSSPVKRQRMESALEQLKQFTTVVADTGDFHAIDEYKPQDATTNPSLILAAAQMPTYRELVEEAIAYGRKLGGSQEDQIKNAIDKLFVLFGAEILKKIPGRVSTEVDARLSFDKDAMVARARRLIELYKEAGISKDRILIKLSSTWEGIQAGKELEEQHGIHCNMTLLFSFAQAVACAEAGVTLISPFVGRILDWHVANTDKKSYEPLEDPGVKSVTKIYNYYKKFGYKTIVMGASFRNTGEIKALAGCDFLTISPKLLGELLKDNTKLAPVLSAKAAQASDLEKIHLDEKSFRWLHNEDQMAVEKLSDGIRKFAADAVKLERMLTEQMFSAENGK, from the exons ATGTCGAGCTCCCCCGTGAAGCGCCAGAGGATGGAGTCCGCGCTGGAGCAGCTCAAACAGTTCACCACCGTGGTGGCCGACACGGGCGACTTCCACG CCATCGACGAGTACAAGCCCCAGGATGCTACCACCAACCCATCCCTGATCCTGGCTGCAGCGCAGATGCCCACTTACCGGGAGCTGGTGGAGGAGGCGATTGCCTATGGTCGGAAGCTGGGCGG GTCACAGGAGGACCAGATTAAAAATGCTATTGATAaactttttgtgttgtttggagcAGAAATACTAAAGAAGATTCCAGGCCGAGTATCCACAGAAGTAGATGCAAG GCTCTCCTTTGATAAAGATGCAATGGTGGCCAGAGCCAGGCGCCTCATTGAGCTCTATAAGGAAGCTGGGATCAGCAAGGACAGAATTCTTATAAAGCTGTCATCAACCTGGGAGGGAATTCAGGCTGGAAA GGAGCTCGAGGAGCAGCACGGCATCCACTGCAACATGACGCTGCTCTTCTCCTTCGCCCAGGCCGTGGCCTGCGCCGAGGCGGGTGTGACCCTCATCTCCCCATTTGTTGGGCGCATCCTCGACTGGCATGTGGCAAACACCGACAAGAAATCGTATGAGCCCCTGGAAGACCCTG GGGTAAAGAGTGTCACTAAAATCTACAACTACTACAAGAAGTTCGGCTACAAAACCATTGTCATGGGCGCCTCCTTTCGCAACACGGGCGAGATCAAAGCGCTGGCCGGCTGTGACTTCCTCACCATCTCGCCCAAGCTCCTGGGAGAGCTGCTCAAGGACAACACCAAGCTGGCGCCTGTGCTCTCAGCCAAGGCGG CTCAAGCCAGTGACCTGGAAAAGATCCACCTGGATGAGAAGTCTTTCCGCTGGTTGCACAACGAGGACCAGATGGCTGTGGAGAAGCTCTCTGACGGGATCCGCAAGTTTGCTGCCGATGCAGTGAAGCTGGAGCGGATGCTGACA GAACAGATGTTCAGTGCAGAGAATGGGAAGTAG
- the GATD1 gene encoding glutamine amidotransferase-like class 1 domain-containing protein 1 isoform X1 — MAAERLPSRPACLLVASGAAEGVSAQSFLHCFTTASTAFNLQVATPGGKAMDFVDVTESNARWVQDFRLKAYASPAKLESTDGARYHALLIPSCPGALTDLASSGSLARILQHFRSERKPICAIGHGVAALCCATNEDGSWVFHGYSLTGPSVCELVRAPGFARLPLVVEDFVKDSGASFSASEPDAVHIVLDRHLVTGQNANSTVPAVQNLLFLCGSRK; from the exons GTGTGTCGGCCCAGTCCTTCCTCCACTGCTTCACGACGGCCAGCACCGCCTTCAACCTGCAGGTGGCCACCCCTGGG GGGAAAGCCATGGACTTTGTGGATGTGACCGAGAGCAACGCACGCTGGGTGCAGGACTTCCGTCTCAAGGCCTACGCCAGCCCCGCCAAGCTGGAGTCCACCGACG gtgcccgctaccacgcCCTCCTGATCCCCAGCTGTCCTGGGGCCCTGACCGACCTGGCGAGCAGTGGCTCCCTGGCCCGTATCCTGCAGCACTTCCGGTCAGAGAGAA AGCCCATCTGTGCCATCGGCCACGGTGTCGCCGCTCTGTGCTGTGCCACCAACGAGGACGGATCCTGGGTGTTCCACGGCTACAGCCTGACAGGG CCCTCCGTGTGTGAGCTCGTCAGGGCCCCCGGCTTCGCCCGCCTGCCGCTGGTGGTGGAGGACTTTGTGAAGGATTCTGGCGCCAGCTTCAGTG CAAGCGAGCCTGACGCCGTGCACATCGTGCTGGACCGCCACCTGGTCACAGGCCAGAATGCCAACTCCACTGTCCCGGCCGTGCAGAACCTGCTCTTCCTCTGTGGCAGCCG GAAATGA
- the GATD1 gene encoding glutamine amidotransferase-like class 1 domain-containing protein 1 isoform X3, with the protein MAAERLPSRPACLLVASGAAEGVSAQSFLHCFTTASTAFNLQVATPGGKAMDFVDVTESNARWVQDFRLKAYASPAKLESTDGARYHALLIPSCPGALTDLASSGSLARILQHFRSERKPICAIGHGVAALCCATNEDGSWVFHGYSLTGPSVCELVRAPGFARLPLVVEDFVKDSGASFSASEPDAVHIVLDRHLVTGQNANSTVPAVQNLLFLCGSR; encoded by the exons GTGTGTCGGCCCAGTCCTTCCTCCACTGCTTCACGACGGCCAGCACCGCCTTCAACCTGCAGGTGGCCACCCCTGGG GGGAAAGCCATGGACTTTGTGGATGTGACCGAGAGCAACGCACGCTGGGTGCAGGACTTCCGTCTCAAGGCCTACGCCAGCCCCGCCAAGCTGGAGTCCACCGACG gtgcccgctaccacgcCCTCCTGATCCCCAGCTGTCCTGGGGCCCTGACCGACCTGGCGAGCAGTGGCTCCCTGGCCCGTATCCTGCAGCACTTCCGGTCAGAGAGAA AGCCCATCTGTGCCATCGGCCACGGTGTCGCCGCTCTGTGCTGTGCCACCAACGAGGACGGATCCTGGGTGTTCCACGGCTACAGCCTGACAGGG CCCTCCGTGTGTGAGCTCGTCAGGGCCCCCGGCTTCGCCCGCCTGCCGCTGGTGGTGGAGGACTTTGTGAAGGATTCTGGCGCCAGCTTCAGTG CAAGCGAGCCTGACGCCGTGCACATCGTGCTGGACCGCCACCTGGTCACAGGCCAGAATGCCAACTCCACTGTCCCGGCCGTGCAGAACCTGCTCTTCCTCTGTGGCAGCCG GTGA